Proteins encoded by one window of Musa acuminata AAA Group cultivar baxijiao chromosome BXJ2-9, Cavendish_Baxijiao_AAA, whole genome shotgun sequence:
- the LOC135585408 gene encoding BTB/POZ domain-containing protein At1g30440-like, with protein sequence MACKKLGSKADAFQRQGQAWFCTTGLPSDIIVEVSEMSFHLHKFPLLSKSALLEKLIEESSDEEDGCVVKLCDMPGGDKAFELVAKFCYGVKFELTASNVVFLRCAAEYLQMTEEIAEGNLIAQTEIFLSQVVLRGWKDSIKVLQTCDNLLPHAENLQIIKRCIDSLAVKACTDPNLFGWPMMEHGAMQSPGGSVLWNGISTGARPRNCSSDWWYEDASSLSLPLYKRLISVMESRGIRQEVVAGSVTSYAKKYLPGISRRHSLAPVALTAAPSEEEQRHLLEEIVGLLPLQKGVTSTKILFGLLRTGMILRANPTCISNLEKRIGLQLDQANLEDLLLPNFSYSMETLYNIDCVQRILEHFLAMDQAADGASPNLVDDEQLIGSPSLAPITTVAKLIDGYLAEVAPDINLKLPKFQNLAGAVPDYARPLDDGLYRAIDIYLKAHPWLNEAEREQLCRLMDCQKLSLEACTHAAQNERLPLRVVVQVLFFEQLQLRTSIAGCLLVSDNLDVSRPLRSGLVGSGDGGGWASAVRENQVLKEGMDSMRMRVYELEKECTSMRQEIEKLGRGKSKWSTVSKKFGFKLKSQMCSAQEESVSDHQQTGSNTIEKLPAKLTKHKQQLSTDA encoded by the exons GTTCTGCACTACTGGGCTTCCAAGTGATATTATTGTTGAAGTTAGCGAGATGTCCTTCCATCTGCATAAG TTTCCTCTTCTGTCAAAGAGTGCTCTCTTGGAAAAGCTTATTGAGGAGAGCTCTGATGAAGAAGATGGTTGTGTAGTGAAGTTATGTGATATGCCTGGTGGGGATAAAGCATTTGAACTAGTAGCTAAGTTCTGTTACGGTGTTAAGTTCGAACTCACTGCCTCAAATGTTGTTTTCCTGCGCTGTGCTGCTGAATATCTTCAAATGACAGAGGAAATAGCAGAGGGCAATTTGATTGCCCAAACAGAGATCTTTCTTAGCCAAGTTGTTCTTCGTGGCTGGAAAGATTCGATAAAAGTGCTCCAAACCTGTGATAATCTTCTCCCTCATGCTGAAAATCTTCAGATCATTAAGCGATGCATCGATTCTTTAGCAGTTAAAGCTTGTACAGATCCCAATCTCTTTGGTTGGCCTATGATGGAGCATGGTGCAATGCAAAGCCCAGGCGGGAGTGTTTTGTGGAACGGAATAAGTACGGGAGCCAGACCTAGAAACTGCAGTTCTGATTGGTGGTACGAAGATGCATCTTCATTGAGTCTTCCCTTGTATAAGAGGTTGATCTCAGTCATGGAATCTCGAGGTATCAGACAAGAGGTCGTAGCAGGCTCCGTGACATCTTATGCCAAAAAGTATCTGCCTGGTATTAGTAGGCGTCACAGTCTGGCTCCTGTAGCTCTGACTGCTGCACCATCTGAAGAAGAACAGAGACATCTCCTCGAAGAGATTGTGGGCTTGTTGCCTTTACAAAAGGGTGTTACATCAACTAAAATTTTATTTGGACTTCTTCGTACTGGCATGATTCTGCGAGCTAATCCAACTTGCATTTCCAACTTGGAGAAAAGGATAGGACTGCAGCTAGACCAGGCAAATTTGGAAGATCTACTTCTGCCAAACTTTTCATATTCTATGGAGACACTCTACAACATCGACTGTGTTCAACGAATTCTAGAGCACTTCTTAGCCATGGATCAAGCTGCTGATGGGGCATCTCCTAATTTGGTTGATGATGAGCAGTTAATTGGTTCGCCTTCTCTTGCACCCATTACTACTGTTGCCAAGCTAATTGATGGGTATCTAGCAGAAGTTGCACCAGATATCAACTTGAAGCTTCCAAAGTTTCAAAATCTGGCTGGTGCAGTACCTGATTATGCACGACCACTGGATGATGGACTGTATCGTGCTATTGACATCTATTTAAAG GCACACCCATGGCTCAATGAAGCCGAAAGGGAACAGCTCTGCAGGCTGATGGACTGCCAGAAACTCTCCCTAGAAGCCTGCACTCATGCTGCACAAAACGAAAGGCTCCCGTTACGAGTAGTGGTTCAAGTTCTTTTCTTCGAGCAACTTCAACTGAGGACCTCGATTGCTGGTTGCTTGCTTGTTTCCGATAACCTTGATGTCTCACGGCCTCTGAGGAGCGGTCTGGTGGGTTCAGGAGATGGCGGTGGGTGGGCAAGCGCTGTGAGGGAAAACCAAGTCTTGAAGGAGGGAATGGATAGCATGAGGATGAGGGTGTATGAGCTCGAAAAGGAGTGCACAAGCATGAGACAGGAGATCGAGAAGTTGGGACGAGGGAAGAGCAAGTGGAGTACTGTTTCAAAGAAGTTTGGATTTAAGCTCAAGTCCCAGATGTGCAGTGCCCAAGAGGAGTCTGTAAGCGATCATCAGCAAACCGGAAGCAACACCATTGAAAAGTTGCCAGCTAAGCTCACTAAACACAAGCAGCAGCTATCCACAGATGCATGA